One genomic segment of Odocoileus virginianus isolate 20LAN1187 ecotype Illinois chromosome 17, Ovbor_1.2, whole genome shotgun sequence includes these proteins:
- the LOC110150144 gene encoding protein PBDC1-like — MEATDGTEELVSGELVSVAHALSLPAESYGNDPDIEVAWAMRTMQHAEIYYKLISSVDPQFLKLTKVDDQIYSEFRENFKNLRIDILDPEELKSETAKEKWRPFCLKFDGIVEDFNYGTLLRLNCSQGYTEENTIFAPRIQFFAIEIARNREGYNKAVYTGIKDKEEKEASNGGDKGANSREEEKEKEAYKEINKSSETAM, encoded by the coding sequence ATGGAGGCGACCGATGGAACTGAGGAGTTGGTTTCCGGGGAACTGGTGTCAGTGGCACATGCTCTTTCTCTCCCAGCCGAGTCTTATGGCAACGATCCTGATATCGAGGTGGCTTGGGCCATGAGAACAATGCAGCATGCTGAAATCTACTACAAACTGATTTCATCAGTTGACCCACAGTTCCTGAAACTCACCAAAGTGGATGACCAAATCTATTCTGAGTTTCGGGAAAATTTTAAGAATCTCAGGATAGATATACTGGATCCAGAAGAACTCAAATCAGAAACAGCTAAAGAGAAGTGGAGGCCATTCTGCTTGAAGTTCGATGGGATTGTGGAAGACTTCAACTATGGTACTTTGCTGCGACTGAACTGTTCACAGGGCTACACTGAAGAAAACACCATCTTTGCACCCAGGATacaattttttgccattgaaaTTGCTCGGAATCGAGAAGGTTATAACAAAGCAGTTTATACTGGTATTAAggacaaagaagagaaagaagccagcaATGGAGGAGACAAAGGAGCCAAcagcagagaagaagaaaaagagaaagaagcctaCAAAGAAATCAACAAAAGTAGTGAAACAGCTATGTGA